The stretch of DNA CCTGCGTGTAGACGCCGGCGCGCTGTTGCAGCACGCCGTCCGCCAGCGTCTGCGGCGTTGGAGTCGGCAGCGGTGGCGCACTGCCGGCAGCAATGGTGGCGATGCGGCGCGCAGTCGAGGGCAGTCCGAATTGCGGCGAGTCGTCGCTATTGCTCATCATCGACACAATCACCTTCGATTGCGGGATGTACACCACTTCGGCATGGAAACCCTGGACGTCGCCGCTGCTGCGCAGGTAAGGCTGGCCGGCCAGCGTGTACGGGCGGATGCCGTAGCCGTACGGCACGCGGCCGCCGTTCTGCAACGTAGCCTGGGTGTTCATCGCCTTCAGGCTGGCCGGCTTGAGCACGGCGCCGCCTTGCAGCGCGACGGTCCAGCGCACCAGGTCGGCATTGGTGGAGGCGTAGCTGCCGCCGCCAAACAGCAGGCTGCTGTTCCAGCGCACGGCAAGCTGCGGGCCGCGTTCATAGGGCGTGACCATATCCTTGATCAGGCCGGCAGTGTGGATGAAATAGGTATGCGTCATGCCCAGCGGCACGAAGAACTGGCGCGCCAGGTAGGCGTCGTATTTTTCACCGGACAGCTGCTCAATAATCATCCCCAGCAGCGTGTAATTGACCGACGAGTAGGCGTAGGCCGTGCCCGGCGGCGCCAGCAACGGCGTGGCGATGGCCTGGTCCAGCAGCTGTTGCGGCGTGTGTTCTTCGAATGCCTGCTTGCGGAAGCCGGCGTCGGTGAAGACGTTGGCGATGCCAGAGGTGTGCTGCAGCAAGCGTTCGACGGTGATGTCGTTCCACGCTACCGGCACGGTGGGGAAATATTGGCGGATCGGCGTTTGCAGATTCAGCTTGCCGTCCTCGACCAGTTTCATGATCGCGGCCGCCGTGAATTGCTTGCCCACCGAGGCGGCATGAAACACGTGGTCGGGCCGGATAGGGACGTTCAATTCGACGTTGGCCAGGCCATAGCCCTTGTTGAGCAGGGTCACGCCGTCCTTGATCACCAGCACGGCGGCGCCAGGCCGATTGCCTGGGAATAGCCGCGTCAGTTCGGCATCGATGACCTCGACCTCGGCGTTGCTGGTGGCGGCGCTGGCAGCCGGTATCAGCGCCGAGGTGAGCAAGATGGCGGCGTTGGCGGCTTTGAGCAGTTGCATGGTATCCCCCTGAAATAATAATGTAAGGACATCATATGTTCAGGGGGCAATCTCCAGCCAGCGGCGTGCGATGGATGGTGAAAATGGCGTGCCCGGCCGCAAATCGCCGGGCTGGCCGGACTTATTGCGCCGGCGCTACCATCTCAGCGTATTCGTACAGGTCGCCGAGGATTTGCTCGGCGCGCTCGTCGGCGTGCTGCTGCAGTTCGTCGATCTGGGCGAAGAAGTCATCGATGGTGCGGCTGCCGCCCACGCCTTCGTAGAAGCGCGCGGCGCGGTGCTGTTCCCAATGCTCGACTTCGGTCTCCGACAAGGTCTCCGGGAAGTTGCGCGCGCGGTAGCGGAACAGCAGCTCGGCCAGGCGGGCGTCGCCAAACGCCGGGGACGCCACCGCCAGCCGCGCCGGCGATTCGCGCCGCAAGGTGTCCAGCAGGCGGCGGTCGTCTTTGCTGATGAAGCCGTTGTACAAATCCTCATCCACGTCCAGCGGCGCACTGCGCGGGCGATGGAATACTTCTTCCCACACCGCGCCGAGGTCGCGTCCGGCCGCCGCAATCGCCGCGTGCGCCTTGCCCTGTTCCAGATCGATGCCCCATTTGGCCGCCATCGCCGGCGACAGGGTCTTCAGGTTGGACACCAGCATCGGCGATTTATTCAGGTGGATGCTTTTCACCGGCAAGCGCGTCACGCCTTCCGGCAGCGCGTCGGCGCGCGAGAAGATGCGGGTGCGGATGGTGTCGGCGTCCAGCGTGAACAGCTCGCTCGGATCGTAGGTGCAATCCCAGACAATCACTTCGTTCTTGTTGGTTGGATGCGTGCCCAGCGGATAGACCAGGGCGATGCAGCCGCGCTCGGTCGGGAACATGCCGGACACGTGCAGAAACGGCTGGCGCAGGTTGGTGGCCAGATGCATGCCAATCTCGTCGGCCACGCGGTCTTTCTTGTGCAGCGCGAAGCAGAAGTCGAACAGTTTCGGCTGGTGCTGGCGGATCAGCCGCGCCAGCGCGATGGTCGCGCGCACGTCCGACAGCGCATCGTGCGCCGCCTCGTGCAGTAGCCCGTTGGCCTTGGCCAGGTCTTCCAGCCGGAAGCTGGGCTTGCCGTCTTCCTTGGTCGGCCACTGAATGCCTTCCGGCCGCAGCGCGTAGGTCATGCGCACCACGTCCAGCAAGTCCCAGCGGCCGCAGCCGTTTTGCCATTCGCGTGCATACGGGTCGATCAAGTTGCGCCAGAACATGAAGCGGGTGATTTCGTCATCGAAACGGATGGTGTTGTAGCCGACGCCGATGGTGCCCGGCTGCGAGAAGGCTTGCTCG from Duganella dendranthematis encodes:
- the sbcB gene encoding exodeoxyribonuclease I, with the protein product MTNQTFLWHDYETFGAVPRRDRPAQFAAIRTDAELNEIGDPIMLYCKPANDFLPDPQSCLITGITPQQCLEWGVAEHQFAATIEQAFSQPGTIGVGYNTIRFDDEITRFMFWRNLIDPYAREWQNGCGRWDLLDVVRMTYALRPEGIQWPTKEDGKPSFRLEDLAKANGLLHEAAHDALSDVRATIALARLIRQHQPKLFDFCFALHKKDRVADEIGMHLATNLRQPFLHVSGMFPTERGCIALVYPLGTHPTNKNEVIVWDCTYDPSELFTLDADTIRTRIFSRADALPEGVTRLPVKSIHLNKSPMLVSNLKTLSPAMAAKWGIDLEQGKAHAAIAAAGRDLGAVWEEVFHRPRSAPLDVDEDLYNGFISKDDRRLLDTLRRESPARLAVASPAFGDARLAELLFRYRARNFPETLSETEVEHWEQHRAARFYEGVGGSRTIDDFFAQIDELQQHADERAEQILGDLYEYAEMVAPAQ
- a CDS encoding serine hydrolase domain-containing protein; this translates as MQLLKAANAAILLTSALIPAASAATSNAEVEVIDAELTRLFPGNRPGAAVLVIKDGVTLLNKGYGLANVELNVPIRPDHVFHAASVGKQFTAAAIMKLVEDGKLNLQTPIRQYFPTVPVAWNDITVERLLQHTSGIANVFTDAGFRKQAFEEHTPQQLLDQAIATPLLAPPGTAYAYSSVNYTLLGMIIEQLSGEKYDAYLARQFFVPLGMTHTYFIHTAGLIKDMVTPYERGPQLAVRWNSSLLFGGGSYASTNADLVRWTVALQGGAVLKPASLKAMNTQATLQNGGRVPYGYGIRPYTLAGQPYLRSSGDVQGFHAEVVYIPQSKVIVSMMSNSDDSPQFGLPSTARRIATIAAGSAPPLPTPTPQTLADGVLQQRAGVYTQGNERYTFQVKDGRLQVRYPADGRWLPLLALSPTEFYYEANSNFRIRFGSDADGRATSQWFDIAPLDGDADPVFIKQ